A region of Staphylococcus sp. IVB6181 DNA encodes the following proteins:
- the lgt gene encoding prolipoprotein diacylglyceryl transferase — protein MFFNFGYIDPVAFNLGPISVRWYGIIIAFGILLGYFIAQATAKRVGLHKDALIDIIFWSAIFGFIAARIYFVIFQWPYYAAHPAEIPMIWHGGIAIHGGLIGGFITGIIVCKMNNHNPWQIGDIVAPSIILAQGIGRWGNFMNHEAHGGPVSQSFLESLHIPRFIIDNMYIDGKYYQPTFLYESIWDVVGFALLLFLRKHLRIGETFFLYLIWYSIGRFFVEGMRTDSLMLTSNIRVAQVMSIVLIIISVVMIIYRRYKSPQPKFKDAGNLSWLK, from the coding sequence ATGTTTTTTAACTTTGGTTATATTGATCCGGTGGCTTTTAATCTAGGTCCTATCTCCGTGCGCTGGTATGGGATTATCATTGCATTCGGAATTTTATTAGGATACTTTATTGCACAAGCAACCGCGAAAAGAGTGGGCCTGCATAAAGACGCATTGATTGATATCATCTTTTGGAGTGCGATTTTCGGGTTCATAGCGGCGAGAATCTACTTTGTGATTTTCCAATGGCCGTATTACGCAGCACATCCCGCTGAAATACCGATGATTTGGCATGGGGGTATTGCGATTCACGGCGGCTTGATCGGCGGCTTCATTACAGGGATTATCGTATGTAAAATGAATAACCATAATCCATGGCAGATCGGCGATATCGTTGCACCGAGTATTATCTTAGCGCAAGGTATCGGACGCTGGGGCAACTTTATGAACCATGAAGCACATGGCGGTCCAGTGTCGCAATCATTTTTAGAAAGCCTGCATATTCCAAGATTCATCATTGATAACATGTACATTGACGGCAAATATTACCAGCCTACATTTTTATATGAATCGATCTGGGATGTGGTTGGTTTTGCGTTATTGCTGTTCTTGCGCAAACATTTGCGTATCGGAGAAACGTTCTTCTTATACTTGATCTGGTATTCTATCGGAAGATTCTTCGTGGAAGGCATGCGTACAGATAGTTTGATGTTAACGAGCAATATCAGAGTCGCACAAGTCATGTCGATTGTTTTGATTATTATCAGCGTAGTGATGATTATTTACCGCAGATATAAAAGCCCACAACCGAAATTCAAAGATGCCGGAAATCTTTCATGGCTGAAATAA
- a CDS encoding DapH/DapD/GlmU-related protein, producing MRRYQKIEDKATHINPLWRMYHFIKFTKLFKQTLFIELARFMPSLRLKRWIYRACLGMQVGKHTAFAYKVMPDVIYPHLIRIGDNCVIGYNTTILTHEFLVTEWRVGKVNIGNHTLVGANVTILPGVTIGDHVRIGAGTVVNKDVPDGALAYGNPMQIRK from the coding sequence ATGAGGCGTTATCAAAAAATAGAAGATAAAGCGACACATATCAATCCATTATGGAGAATGTATCATTTCATTAAATTCACAAAGCTGTTTAAACAAACATTGTTCATTGAATTAGCACGGTTCATGCCATCGTTGAGATTAAAACGATGGATTTACCGTGCTTGTTTAGGCATGCAAGTCGGCAAACATACAGCTTTTGCGTATAAAGTGATGCCGGATGTGATTTATCCGCATTTGATTCGTATTGGAGATAATTGTGTGATAGGGTATAATACAACAATATTGACACACGAATTTTTAGTGACAGAATGGCGTGTAGGAAAAGTGAATATCGGCAACCACACATTAGTAGGGGCCAATGTGACAATTTTGCCTGGCGTAACAATCGGAGATCATGTGCGTATCGGTGCAGGTACAGTCGTAAACAAAGATGTACCTGATGGTGCACTTGCCTACGGCAATCCGATGCAGATTAGAAAATAA
- the hprK gene encoding HPr(Ser) kinase/phosphatase — MLSARALVNRFKLNLAAGEEGLDRPIHNTDISRPGLEMAGYFSHYASDRIQLLGTTELSFYNLLPDKERHGRLRKLCRPDTPAIIVTRGIEPPEELVNAAKELGTPLLTSKDATTSLMSRLTTYLEHELAKTTSLHGVLVDVYGVGVLITGDSGIGKSETALELVKRGHRLVADDNVEIREITKDELIGKPPKLIEHLLEIRGLGIINVMTLFGAGSILTEKKIGLNINLENWDKDKLYDRVGLNEETLRILDTEITKKTIPVRPGRNVAVIIEVAAMNYRLNIMGINTAEEFNERLNAEILRKNEHKEE; from the coding sequence ATGTTAAGTGCTAGAGCTTTAGTAAACAGATTTAAATTGAATTTAGCAGCCGGAGAAGAAGGATTGGATCGACCAATCCATAATACAGATATTTCAAGACCAGGATTAGAAATGGCAGGATACTTTTCGCATTATGCATCAGATCGTATCCAGTTATTAGGGACAACAGAACTGTCATTTTATAATCTATTGCCTGATAAAGAAAGACATGGCAGATTACGCAAATTATGCCGCCCTGATACACCTGCAATTATTGTGACAAGAGGGATTGAGCCTCCTGAAGAGTTAGTCAATGCGGCGAAAGAACTCGGAACACCTTTACTTACATCTAAAGATGCGACAACAAGTTTAATGAGTCGATTAACTACATATTTAGAACATGAACTTGCTAAAACAACATCTTTGCATGGTGTATTAGTGGATGTGTATGGTGTCGGTGTTTTAATTACTGGTGATTCTGGTATCGGTAAAAGCGAAACAGCTTTAGAATTAGTCAAACGCGGTCACCGTTTAGTCGCAGATGATAACGTGGAAATCCGCGAAATCACTAAAGATGAACTTATCGGCAAACCGCCGAAATTGATTGAGCATTTATTAGAAATCAGAGGACTCGGTATTATCAACGTGATGACACTGTTCGGTGCAGGGTCTATCTTGACCGAAAAGAAAATCGGTTTGAATATCAACTTAGAAAACTGGGATAAAGATAAGTTATATGACCGTGTCGGTTTGAATGAAGAAACCTTGCGTATCTTGGATACTGAAATCACTAAGAAAACCATTCCGGTACGACCAGGAAGAAATGTGGCAGTTATTATTGAAGTCGCAGCAATGAACTACCGTTTGAATATTATGGGCATTAATACTGCTGAAGAGTTTAACGAACGATTAAATGCTGAAATACTAAGAAAAAACGAACATAAAGAGGAGTAA